A window from Dehalobacter sp. DCA encodes these proteins:
- a CDS encoding UbiD family decarboxylase — translation MSQDLRDFLKQLERDGEVKHVTEEVKRAYEISTLIMELEKEHRYPVMVFDKVENSAFPVVTSILSTRERFGKGLGVEASKVSETYAERIKKRIEEVKVIKNPPFAEHCITGDDIDLYKLPIPTHFPIDAGPYVTSGLCVAKDPVSGVETLGFHRMQLKNKNTLGISLHSRQRLWEYFRRSEEKGQSLEAAIVIGVHPNIALGSMALVPYDQGKYGAIAGLFGEPLEVAPCATVNLQVPAYAEIVLEGEILADVREKEGPFAEFTNYACYRSTENVFKVKAIRYRQNAFYHDLTPGMSSEHITVVAIQREGDVLNALHQTLPNIKAVHAPFSACGLFHCYISMKKIAEGQPMQAIYAAFAVDHNIKMVIVVDEDVDVFNEEEVLWALATRLQADKGVSILPQHLGMGVTLDPSTDELSRTSKMGIDATKPLSGFAPKIQLDDEVRAAVQRLLKYAK, via the coding sequence ATGAGCCAAGACTTAAGAGATTTTTTGAAGCAGCTCGAACGAGATGGTGAAGTAAAGCATGTCACGGAAGAAGTTAAAAGAGCATATGAAATCAGCACCCTCATTATGGAACTGGAAAAAGAGCATCGTTATCCCGTCATGGTTTTTGATAAAGTAGAGAACAGTGCGTTTCCTGTGGTGACCAGTATCTTAAGCACCAGAGAACGGTTTGGCAAAGGACTGGGTGTCGAAGCGTCTAAAGTTTCTGAAACCTATGCCGAGCGTATCAAAAAACGGATCGAAGAGGTCAAAGTTATTAAGAACCCTCCTTTTGCCGAGCATTGTATCACCGGCGATGACATCGATCTCTATAAGCTTCCGATTCCGACCCACTTTCCGATTGACGCCGGGCCCTATGTAACCTCTGGACTGTGTGTTGCCAAAGACCCTGTAAGCGGTGTGGAAACCTTAGGTTTCCACCGCATGCAGTTAAAAAACAAGAATACCTTAGGGATATCACTCCATTCCCGTCAAAGACTCTGGGAATATTTTCGAAGAAGCGAAGAAAAAGGACAGAGCCTGGAAGCCGCCATCGTGATTGGTGTTCATCCCAATATTGCCTTGGGATCGATGGCCCTCGTTCCATATGACCAGGGGAAATATGGTGCGATTGCCGGACTTTTCGGTGAACCATTAGAGGTTGCACCTTGCGCAACGGTCAATTTACAGGTTCCGGCCTATGCGGAAATTGTCCTGGAAGGTGAAATACTGGCTGATGTGCGGGAAAAGGAAGGTCCTTTCGCTGAATTTACGAATTACGCCTGCTATCGCAGTACGGAGAATGTCTTCAAAGTCAAAGCAATCCGCTACCGGCAAAACGCTTTTTATCATGACTTGACACCTGGGATGAGCAGTGAACATATCACGGTTGTGGCCATTCAGCGAGAAGGCGATGTTTTAAACGCTTTACATCAGACTTTGCCGAATATCAAAGCAGTTCATGCACCCTTTTCGGCCTGCGGATTGTTTCATTGCTATATTTCTATGAAAAAAATTGCCGAAGGGCAGCCTATGCAAGCCATTTACGCCGCTTTTGCTGTCGACCACAATATCAAGATGGTCATTGTGGTGGATGAAGATGTCGACGTCTTTAACGAAGAGGAAGTCCTATGGGCACTTGCCACTCGGTTACAAGCGGATAAAGGGGTTTCCATTTTACCGCAGCACCTGGGAATGGGTGTGACCCTTGACCCCTCAACGGATGAATTAAGCCGTACGTCCAAAATGGGGATTGATGCCACAAAGCCCTTAAGCGGTTTCGCCCCTAAAATCCAATTGGACGATGAAGTAAGAGCGGCAGTGCAACGGCTTCTTAAATATGCCAAATAA
- a CDS encoding energy-coupling factor transporter transmembrane component T family protein produces the protein MAFIEEIDPRTKLVWCLTLILTALLSQNLIQEIGMIALVMITDCIFSNHLKKYKILLPVMLLVASQILVIQLLFCRDGELVWQWGIVSVYTGAIPAAALGITRTVAITFAAVQFMTWTSATDAALMLISWRVPYRYAMLVVMTKRFFPLMQKEYLAISESQSVRGYPSEGIKNRIKNLPLTFMPLLYRTVRHTSDIALSMELKGYGRSKQRTFGKQLHLKSWEMISMVVFILFFITVNLVP, from the coding sequence ATGGCCTTCATTGAAGAAATTGATCCGCGCACGAAGTTGGTATGGTGTTTAACACTGATCCTTACAGCTTTGCTTTCGCAGAATCTGATCCAGGAAATTGGGATGATTGCATTGGTAATGATTACGGATTGTATTTTTTCTAACCATTTAAAAAAATATAAAATACTTTTGCCTGTAATGCTTTTAGTAGCCTCGCAAATTCTTGTGATACAGCTTTTGTTCTGCCGGGATGGAGAACTTGTTTGGCAGTGGGGAATCGTATCTGTTTATACTGGCGCTATTCCGGCCGCTGCTTTAGGTATTACCCGCACGGTAGCTATAACCTTTGCTGCCGTTCAGTTTATGACCTGGACTTCTGCCACAGATGCCGCTTTAATGCTCATATCATGGCGTGTTCCTTATCGCTATGCCATGTTAGTTGTTATGACAAAACGGTTTTTTCCTCTGATGCAAAAGGAATATCTGGCAATTTCAGAGAGTCAATCTGTTCGGGGTTATCCCTCTGAAGGGATTAAAAATAGAATAAAAAATCTTCCGTTAACGTTTATGCCGTTGCTATATCGTACAGTCCGGCATACTTCAGATATTGCTCTTTCGATGGAATTAAAAGGCTATGGCAGAAGCAAGCAACGAACTTTTGGCAAACAATTGCATTTAAAAAGCTGGGAAATGATCAGTATGGTGGTTTTTATCCTATTTTTCATTACAGTTAACTTAGTACCTTGA
- a CDS encoding ABC transporter ATP-binding protein, with protein MEPAVQLKIESLTFPPETKKVLKDIDLTINKGDFIAITGEAASRKSMLLHSITGAAPQFFNGQLNGTIRVMGQDIHDIPLAKMCDHIGYMMQEPQNQIVSITVEEEVAFGIANMELPWEEMKNRVKKTLQFVGLEGFEQRNTDGLSGGQAQRVVLASVLAMETPILVLDQPTAELDLKGKQDLYSHIGFLNKEKGATVIMVMDRACDILPYTNRILIMAEGTIKEECSPDDYQKRLNKTRPARNITAANEKIIEVKDLSFTYKGDFKGCEKINLAINQGDFIGLIGLNGSGKTTLLKLMEGLLVPDAGAIQIFGKPLTKRNLATIRSQIGFLFQNPDLQIFTNTVKDEVAFILRTRKLPEEEIEEKVNGILAEVGLLAYADIHPHRLSRCQRQKLAIASVLVGGPEIIMADEPTSGLDEEQSTLIMELLSAFQQQGKTVILVTHDLSLAKQYTNRIMAMHKHHLALDIATPKIGSFEKTLKDIGLDFQKEGIAYGLH; from the coding sequence ATGGAACCTGCGGTACAGCTTAAAATAGAATCTCTTACTTTTCCGCCTGAGACAAAGAAAGTGTTAAAAGATATCGACTTAACCATCAATAAAGGAGATTTTATCGCCATTACAGGGGAAGCGGCATCGAGAAAATCGATGTTGCTCCATAGCATCACCGGAGCAGCGCCTCAATTTTTCAATGGGCAGTTAAACGGCACCATTAGGGTCATGGGGCAAGATATCCATGATATTCCCCTGGCCAAAATGTGCGATCACATCGGCTATATGATGCAGGAGCCGCAAAATCAAATTGTCAGTATCACGGTAGAGGAAGAAGTGGCTTTTGGTATTGCCAATATGGAACTTCCTTGGGAGGAAATGAAGAACAGAGTCAAAAAAACGTTGCAATTCGTTGGACTGGAGGGTTTTGAACAAAGAAATACGGATGGACTGTCCGGCGGACAAGCCCAAAGAGTGGTATTGGCAAGTGTTCTCGCTATGGAAACTCCCATTCTTGTTTTAGACCAGCCCACCGCAGAATTAGACTTAAAGGGAAAACAAGACCTCTATTCTCATATCGGTTTTTTAAATAAAGAAAAGGGAGCTACCGTGATTATGGTGATGGACCGGGCCTGTGATATTCTCCCTTATACCAATCGTATTCTTATCATGGCTGAAGGAACAATCAAAGAAGAATGCAGCCCTGATGACTATCAGAAACGTTTAAATAAAACAAGGCCAGCAAGAAACATTACGGCAGCAAATGAAAAAATAATTGAAGTGAAGGATCTATCCTTTACCTATAAAGGAGATTTTAAGGGATGTGAAAAAATCAATTTAGCCATTAATCAAGGGGATTTTATTGGGTTGATTGGACTCAATGGTTCAGGGAAAACGACGCTCTTAAAGTTAATGGAAGGTTTGCTTGTCCCGGATGCTGGTGCGATTCAGATATTTGGCAAACCCCTGACCAAAAGAAATTTAGCAACCATACGCAGTCAAATAGGTTTTCTGTTTCAAAACCCTGATCTTCAAATCTTTACGAACACAGTAAAAGACGAGGTAGCTTTTATTTTAAGAACAAGAAAACTGCCGGAAGAGGAAATTGAAGAGAAGGTGAATGGAATTTTAGCTGAAGTCGGGCTGTTGGCATACGCCGATATTCATCCTCATAGGCTCAGCCGCTGCCAGCGTCAGAAACTGGCAATTGCCTCTGTTTTAGTAGGAGGTCCCGAGATTATCATGGCTGATGAACCAACCTCAGGCTTAGATGAAGAACAAAGTACTCTGATCATGGAGCTGCTTTCTGCATTTCAGCAACAAGGTAAAACGGTTATTCTCGTTACCCATGACCTGAGTTTGGCCAAACAATATACCAATCGAATCATGGCGATGCATAAGCACCATCTGGCATTGGATATTGCGACCCCAAAAATTGGTTCTTTTGAAAAAACATTGAAGGACATCGGATTAGATTTTCAGAAGGAGGGCATTGCTTATGGCCTTCATTGA
- a CDS encoding FmdB family zinc ribbon protein has product MPTYDFICEKCGHKFSVFCSVSSRDKQVCPQCADDKISQRFTTVNTYGVKGGKTCSSGKCGSGCKC; this is encoded by the coding sequence ATGCCAACTTATGACTTTATTTGCGAAAAGTGTGGTCACAAGTTTTCTGTTTTTTGTAGTGTTAGTTCAAGAGACAAACAAGTATGTCCGCAGTGCGCTGATGATAAAATAAGTCAGCGGTTTACAACGGTTAATACCTATGGAGTTAAAGGTGGTAAAACCTGTTCATCTGGGAAATGCGGTTCTGGCTGCAAATGTTAG
- a CDS encoding Crp/Fnr family transcriptional regulator, with amino-acid sequence MSDNDIPWLKHTKLFRSPIDGWKKVFADRERLLYPKGSIIIKQGITIEKLLYIFTGTVEYSKVDEEGNEVLIDVLGANNLFMIAPLFTGIPPLGSFTAVEDTVAAAISIQEMKSLMKSDFTLTEELLYDLSMKSNNHIKRLQKHYAYKVDHRIIETLCALADQQGMRLFINQQGLAELADTTRVTVSKLFRDLKSENIIRPIYGGIIIQDYSRLKNWQKHI; translated from the coding sequence ATGAGTGATAATGATATACCGTGGCTGAAACACACAAAATTATTCCGGTCGCCAATAGATGGATGGAAGAAAGTTTTTGCGGATAGAGAAAGATTGTTATATCCCAAAGGAAGCATTATTATTAAACAAGGCATTACGATTGAGAAGCTATTATATATTTTTACAGGGACGGTTGAATATTCGAAAGTTGACGAAGAAGGCAATGAGGTTCTCATTGATGTCTTGGGTGCAAATAATTTATTTATGATTGCTCCATTGTTTACCGGTATTCCCCCTCTCGGTTCATTTACGGCTGTTGAAGACACAGTAGCAGCTGCAATTTCAATTCAGGAAATGAAAAGCTTGATGAAGTCTGATTTTACGCTTACTGAAGAGTTGCTCTACGACCTTTCAATGAAAAGTAATAACCACATAAAACGGCTGCAAAAACATTACGCTTACAAGGTAGACCATAGAATTATCGAAACTTTGTGTGCACTTGCTGATCAACAAGGGATGCGATTATTTATCAATCAACAAGGTTTGGCTGAACTTGCAGATACAACAAGAGTAACGGTATCAAAATTATTTCGCGATTTGAAATCTGAGAACATTATACGGCCAATATATGGAGGGATCATTATACAGGATTATAGCCGTCTAAAAAACTGGCAGAAACATATTTAA
- a CDS encoding 4Fe-4S binding protein — MSKAHLKKLFLFMFYGSLMIALLFSFKGRQMDVQQFLPSMLSNTQEFKAIETHPLTYAGYKNINGQDTLQGYVVFGQGNGYGGPVSVLTATDPNGNVLKVRVVGYATETPSYIHSVLSGDFLKQFIGKSVDEPLEIGRDIDRVTGATLSSRGITNAVRQASHGLGRNQFALNISEPSENIHLGTKEIGLALLILATIIGVRLKITKLRWLVLICSIFFTGFWFNCSISLANIASGLMGFFPAFKQNLFWYILIVGIPLIIFLSGKNLYCYWLCPFGGIQEILAKIGGGKLKCNHHVATWLQKIKYMLVWIVLIVCFCLKSPSVGGSYEPFGVLFGFQGVSVQWILLSIILVVSLFIRRFWCLYFCPVGVINEIIMKVRRFVNSLFQKKQEQGILTNKGRSL; from the coding sequence TTGTCTAAAGCTCATTTGAAAAAACTGTTCTTATTTATGTTTTATGGATCTTTAATGATTGCATTATTGTTTAGTTTTAAGGGCAGACAGATGGATGTCCAGCAATTCTTACCCTCAATGCTGAGCAATACTCAGGAGTTTAAAGCGATTGAAACTCACCCTCTGACCTATGCTGGCTATAAGAATATCAACGGTCAGGATACGCTGCAGGGATACGTAGTTTTTGGACAAGGAAACGGGTATGGCGGTCCTGTATCTGTTTTAACGGCTACAGACCCCAACGGTAACGTTTTAAAAGTTCGGGTTGTAGGGTATGCTACGGAAACACCATCCTATATTCATTCAGTTTTAAGTGGGGATTTTCTAAAACAATTTATAGGTAAATCTGTAGATGAACCGCTGGAAATTGGCCGGGATATCGACAGGGTGACCGGCGCTACGCTTTCATCGAGAGGGATTACCAATGCAGTCCGCCAGGCTAGTCATGGGTTGGGCAGAAACCAATTTGCCTTGAATATCTCCGAACCCTCGGAAAATATTCATTTGGGGACCAAAGAAATAGGTTTGGCTTTATTAATACTTGCAACGATTATTGGGGTGCGTTTAAAAATCACTAAGCTGCGGTGGCTAGTTCTTATATGCAGTATATTTTTTACAGGTTTCTGGTTTAATTGTTCAATTTCGCTTGCGAACATTGCCAGTGGATTAATGGGATTTTTCCCAGCTTTTAAACAAAATCTTTTTTGGTATATTTTGATCGTCGGGATTCCATTAATTATTTTCTTAAGCGGGAAGAATCTATACTGTTATTGGTTATGTCCTTTTGGAGGAATTCAAGAGATACTGGCAAAAATCGGAGGCGGAAAACTAAAATGTAATCATCATGTAGCGACATGGCTGCAAAAGATTAAATACATGTTAGTTTGGATCGTACTGATTGTATGCTTTTGCTTGAAATCACCAAGTGTAGGAGGTAGTTATGAGCCTTTTGGAGTCCTGTTCGGATTTCAGGGGGTGAGTGTGCAATGGATACTGCTCAGTATTATCCTGGTTGTATCGCTGTTTATTAGAAGATTTTGGTGTTTATATTTTTGTCCGGTCGGGGTGATCAATGAAATCATCATGAAAGTAAGACGGTTCGTAAATTCCCTTTTCCAAAAGAAACAGGAACAAGGTATTCTAACGAATAAAGGAAGGTCACTATGA